One Lacticaseibacillus rhamnosus genomic window carries:
- a CDS encoding metal-sulfur cluster assembly factor: MANTHDQAATQDQAYFDKMKQQILDALETVIDPELGIDLINLGLIYGVDLDENGKCTVEMTLTTMGCPLTDMLDADIKQALTAIDGIQSVEIHLVWYPAWGPERLSRYAKMALGIH, from the coding sequence ATGGCAAATACGCATGATCAAGCCGCCACCCAAGACCAGGCCTATTTTGATAAAATGAAACAGCAGATCCTGGATGCATTGGAAACCGTGATTGATCCGGAGTTGGGGATCGATCTGATTAACCTTGGCCTCATCTATGGGGTGGACTTGGATGAAAATGGTAAATGTACGGTTGAAATGACCCTTACCACCATGGGTTGCCCGTTGACCGATATGCTTGATGCCGATATCAAGCAGGCGTTAACGGCGATTGACGGGATCCAAAGCGTTGAGATTCACCTTGTCTGGTACCCAGCGTGGGGCCCGGAACGTCTTAGTCGGTATGCTAAGATGGCACTGGGCATTCATTAG
- the rpoD gene encoding RNA polymerase sigma factor RpoD: protein MADKKTATEVSKTTKKTTAAASTKAATESKAATKKTATKKTTAKKTTASKSHTTTKAYDDAVKAVIKDYKKKKQITEDDLTSKLIKPFELKSTAIDDLMQKIEDNGIAIVDENGEPATISLKKQKKVSKKEMSDMSAPSGVKINDPVRMYLKEIGRVSLLTADEEVALALKIEQGDQEAKQRLAEANLRLVVSIAKRYVGRGMQFLDLIQEGNMGLMKAVEKFDYRKGFKFSTYATWWIRQAITRAIADQARTIRIPVHMVETINKLIRIQRQLLQDLGREPTPEEIGAEMDMPTEKVREILKIAQEPVSLETPIGEEDDSHLGDFIEDQDATSPEDHASYELLKEQLESVLDTLTDREENVLRLRFGLDDGRTRTLEEVGKVFGVTRERIRQIEAKALRKLRHPSRSKQLKDFLE, encoded by the coding sequence ATGGCTGATAAAAAAACAGCAACTGAAGTAAGCAAGACCACAAAGAAGACAACGGCTGCAGCTTCAACCAAAGCAGCAACCGAATCAAAGGCTGCGACCAAGAAGACCGCAACCAAGAAAACAACGGCCAAGAAGACTACCGCTAGCAAGAGTCACACAACGACTAAGGCTTATGATGATGCCGTCAAAGCTGTCATCAAAGATTATAAGAAGAAAAAGCAGATCACCGAAGACGATTTAACCTCTAAACTGATCAAGCCATTTGAGCTAAAGAGTACCGCCATCGATGATTTAATGCAGAAAATCGAAGACAACGGGATCGCGATTGTTGACGAAAACGGCGAACCGGCCACGATCAGCCTCAAGAAGCAAAAAAAGGTTTCCAAGAAGGAAATGAGCGATATGTCCGCGCCATCCGGGGTTAAGATTAACGACCCAGTGCGGATGTATCTTAAGGAAATCGGCCGGGTTTCATTGCTGACCGCTGATGAAGAAGTTGCCCTTGCTTTGAAGATCGAACAAGGTGATCAAGAAGCCAAGCAACGACTGGCCGAAGCTAACTTACGACTGGTGGTTTCTATTGCTAAGCGCTACGTTGGTCGTGGCATGCAGTTTCTGGATTTGATTCAGGAAGGTAACATGGGCTTGATGAAGGCGGTCGAGAAGTTTGATTACCGCAAAGGCTTCAAGTTCTCCACCTACGCCACCTGGTGGATTCGGCAGGCGATCACCCGCGCGATTGCTGACCAAGCCCGGACGATTCGAATTCCTGTTCATATGGTTGAAACCATTAATAAACTGATTCGGATTCAGCGTCAACTGCTTCAGGATCTTGGCCGCGAACCAACTCCTGAAGAAATCGGTGCCGAGATGGATATGCCAACCGAAAAAGTCCGCGAAATTTTGAAGATCGCCCAAGAGCCAGTGTCCTTGGAAACGCCAATCGGTGAAGAGGACGATTCACACCTCGGCGACTTCATTGAAGACCAAGACGCTACCAGTCCAGAAGATCACGCTTCCTACGAATTGCTCAAGGAACAGTTGGAGAGCGTGCTTGACACTTTGACTGACCGCGAAGAAAATGTTTTGCGGCTGCGCTTTGGACTTGACGATGGCCGGACCCGCACGCTGGAAGAAGTCGGCAAAGTCTTTGGCGTGACCCGTGAACGCATTCGTCAGATTGAAGCCAAGGCATTGCGGAAACTCCGCCACCCGAGCCGTTCCAAGCAGCTTAAGGATTTTCTTGAATAA
- a CDS encoding ATP-binding cassette domain-containing protein produces the protein MLKIRDLFFDNKKLIAALILFSLIQECAPLVIGLIQKRAFDALAKHHGSLFWLTILVFIGVVILINLSRQRYGMLDARITFNTDKTFINKLFAKLPDFGSKHAADLLNVVNVDLPSIDFVALTITDLCVKFVFLVGSLVILFSYSQTLTVAVIIPLIVVQTVILVAQKYNGVLYGRARKASLNYFNFMFDLISNNRYMRFLGVLHPEAELDRKNKQQLVSGLKQATYAAFLTNMIAFINMLAIAFTLLIANQTKEISPGTIALFLTYIAPGFDFVTISNQTLELLQRIRFVEAKIAQFFPRKGRDDAGYNQTRDRLKKQFKNSSVVLRGGDILCIEGQNGSGKSRLLRELANEPAKYLNLSAANFKLPDFAVGYLPENPAVFHESLANNIHLFPGFAVGTTPAAKSRSVEKDLLDILGISARFHTDTQINASTISTGEKQRIALARAALSSQLLILDRPFDVVDMARGQAILAWLKAHGYTIVLTADQQWVKQQATNLFTV, from the coding sequence ATGTTAAAAATTCGTGATCTATTTTTCGACAATAAAAAGCTGATTGCCGCCTTGATCCTATTTTCGTTGATACAGGAATGTGCACCGTTAGTCATTGGCCTGATTCAAAAGCGGGCCTTTGATGCTTTGGCAAAACATCACGGGTCGCTATTCTGGCTGACGATTCTGGTGTTCATTGGGGTTGTCATCCTGATCAACCTGTCGCGCCAACGCTATGGCATGCTTGACGCACGAATCACGTTTAATACCGATAAAACCTTTATCAATAAATTATTTGCAAAACTGCCTGATTTTGGGTCGAAGCATGCCGCCGACCTTCTGAATGTCGTGAATGTTGATTTGCCGTCAATTGACTTTGTTGCCTTGACCATCACCGACTTGTGCGTGAAGTTTGTCTTCTTGGTGGGTTCTTTAGTCATTCTGTTTTCATACAGTCAAACGTTGACGGTTGCGGTCATCATCCCACTCATAGTTGTACAAACCGTTATTTTAGTTGCGCAAAAATACAATGGCGTCCTGTATGGGCGTGCTAGAAAGGCTTCACTTAACTATTTTAATTTCATGTTTGATCTTATTTCCAACAACCGGTATATGCGCTTCTTGGGGGTACTTCACCCTGAAGCCGAGCTGGATCGCAAGAATAAGCAACAACTCGTCAGTGGTCTGAAGCAGGCGACATATGCGGCATTTTTGACCAATATGATTGCTTTTATCAATATGCTGGCGATTGCATTCACGCTATTGATTGCGAATCAGACTAAGGAGATTTCTCCGGGAACCATTGCCTTATTCCTAACTTATATCGCGCCAGGATTTGACTTTGTGACGATCTCAAATCAAACCCTTGAGTTGCTTCAGCGCATCCGCTTTGTTGAAGCTAAAATCGCGCAATTTTTCCCGCGTAAAGGGCGGGATGATGCTGGGTATAACCAGACTCGTGACCGGCTCAAAAAGCAATTTAAGAATAGCTCGGTCGTTTTACGTGGTGGGGATATTCTCTGTATAGAAGGACAAAATGGCAGTGGCAAAAGCCGATTACTTCGCGAACTGGCAAATGAACCTGCCAAATATCTGAATTTGTCGGCTGCCAATTTTAAATTGCCCGACTTTGCGGTAGGTTATCTTCCTGAAAATCCAGCTGTCTTCCATGAGTCTTTGGCGAATAACATCCATCTATTCCCCGGGTTTGCAGTCGGGACAACACCAGCTGCCAAATCGCGTTCAGTAGAAAAAGACTTACTGGACATCCTTGGCATTTCCGCGCGCTTCCACACTGACACCCAAATCAATGCTTCAACAATTTCGACTGGCGAAAAGCAACGAATTGCGTTGGCACGGGCCGCACTTAGCAGCCAGCTGCTGATTCTTGACCGCCCATTCGATGTGGTTGACATGGCGCGCGGACAGGCTATCCTAGCATGGTTAAAGGCACATGGATACACCATCGTTCTCACTGCTGATCAACAGTGGGTGAAGCAGCAGGCGACTAATTTGTTTACTGTGTGA
- the glyS gene encoding glycine--tRNA ligase subunit beta: protein MTHDYLIEIGLEDMPAHVVTPSINQFHDKTVAFLKANHLEHGQIDRYATPRRLALLVHDLAAKQADVETDVKGPAKKIAQDADGNWTKAAIGFSRSQGMTPDDIVFKTIKGVDYVYLHKAIKGKEAAEILPGMLDVIKGLTFPTRMKWGAYDFEYIRPIHWLVSLLDDTVVPMKLLDVEAGRVTQGHRFLGKPVTLPNADAYVAALKDQFVIVEPAARKQLIREQIEQIATDHQWQIELDSDLLEEVNNLVEWPTAFAGTFDPKYLAIPEAVLITSMKDNQRYFYARDQAGKMVNAFIGVRNGNHDHLNNVIAGNEKVLTARLEDAAFFYAEDQKRSIAEDVERLKAVSFHDKISSMYDKMARTKVIAALLADQFGLTADEKADLDRAASIYKFDLVTSMVGEFPELQGIMGEHYAQLAGEKPAVAQAIAEHYEPIAADGALPQSLVGTVLAIADKLDSLMSFFAVDLIPSGSNDPYALRRQAYGIVRMIAEHDWPFALASLQPTIAKALAEADQTNGLDFAAHQQELNDFMIDRAKQLLQGQKIRHDIVDAVTVRSDADIAGILDAAKLLTQHAADSDFKPVMGALGRVLRITGKQTVTTAVDPTKFENPTEGQLHDAVTTTAKTFAAEPTEADYQALKALAKPIDAYFDATMVMADDKAVRENRLATLQQLAQLIRQFGDVSQVIVK, encoded by the coding sequence ATGACGCATGACTATCTGATTGAAATTGGCCTTGAAGACATGCCGGCCCATGTTGTCACGCCAAGTATTAACCAATTTCACGACAAAACCGTTGCCTTTTTGAAAGCCAATCACCTTGAGCATGGCCAAATTGACCGGTACGCGACCCCGCGTCGGCTTGCGCTGCTGGTTCACGATTTAGCCGCTAAACAGGCAGACGTTGAAACCGATGTTAAAGGTCCGGCCAAGAAAATCGCTCAAGATGCGGATGGTAATTGGACCAAAGCTGCCATCGGATTTTCCCGCAGTCAAGGGATGACGCCGGATGACATCGTGTTTAAGACGATTAAAGGCGTTGATTATGTTTATCTGCATAAGGCGATTAAAGGTAAGGAAGCTGCCGAGATTTTGCCTGGCATGCTTGATGTCATTAAAGGCCTGACGTTCCCGACGCGAATGAAATGGGGAGCATATGATTTTGAGTACATTCGTCCGATTCATTGGTTAGTGAGTCTGCTAGATGATACCGTTGTGCCGATGAAGTTATTGGATGTTGAAGCAGGGCGGGTCACCCAAGGGCACCGATTCCTCGGTAAGCCAGTGACGCTGCCTAATGCCGATGCTTATGTTGCGGCGTTGAAAGACCAGTTTGTGATTGTAGAACCGGCTGCACGCAAACAGTTGATTCGGGAACAAATCGAGCAAATTGCCACTGATCATCAATGGCAGATCGAACTCGATAGTGACTTATTGGAAGAAGTTAACAATTTAGTCGAATGGCCGACAGCTTTTGCCGGTACGTTTGATCCGAAATATCTGGCAATTCCGGAAGCAGTGCTGATTACTTCAATGAAAGATAACCAGCGTTACTTCTATGCTCGTGATCAGGCAGGCAAAATGGTCAATGCGTTTATTGGCGTGCGTAATGGCAACCACGATCATTTGAACAATGTGATTGCGGGCAACGAAAAAGTGCTAACGGCGCGCTTGGAAGATGCAGCGTTCTTCTATGCCGAAGACCAGAAACGCAGCATTGCTGAAGACGTTGAGCGCCTTAAAGCGGTTAGTTTCCATGACAAAATCAGCTCAATGTACGACAAAATGGCGCGCACCAAAGTCATTGCCGCGTTACTTGCTGATCAATTCGGCTTGACCGCGGACGAAAAAGCTGATCTAGATCGCGCCGCTTCGATCTACAAATTCGATCTTGTCACGTCAATGGTCGGCGAATTTCCTGAATTACAAGGGATTATGGGCGAACATTATGCCCAGCTTGCCGGCGAAAAACCTGCCGTCGCTCAGGCAATTGCGGAACACTACGAACCAATCGCGGCAGATGGCGCCTTACCGCAAAGTCTAGTCGGCACGGTGCTGGCAATTGCGGATAAGCTAGATTCGCTGATGAGCTTCTTTGCCGTTGACTTAATTCCAAGTGGTTCCAACGATCCTTATGCGTTGCGGCGTCAGGCATACGGTATTGTGCGCATGATTGCCGAACATGACTGGCCGTTTGCGCTGGCTAGCCTACAGCCGACCATTGCTAAAGCCTTGGCTGAAGCTGATCAAACGAACGGACTTGATTTTGCCGCGCACCAACAAGAACTTAACGATTTCATGATTGATCGGGCCAAGCAGTTGTTGCAAGGTCAAAAAATTCGGCACGATATCGTTGATGCCGTCACCGTTCGCAGCGATGCCGATATTGCCGGTATTTTGGATGCTGCTAAGCTACTGACCCAGCATGCTGCCGATTCTGATTTCAAGCCGGTGATGGGAGCCTTGGGGCGGGTCTTGCGGATTACCGGTAAGCAAACGGTAACCACAGCGGTTGATCCGACTAAGTTTGAAAATCCGACTGAAGGTCAACTACATGATGCAGTGACAACAACTGCCAAAACATTTGCTGCTGAACCGACTGAAGCGGATTATCAAGCATTAAAAGCCTTGGCTAAGCCGATTGATGCCTATTTTGATGCGACGATGGTGATGGCAGATGATAAGGCTGTTCGCGAAAATCGCCTTGCTACCTTGCAGCAGCTTGCCCAGTTAATCCGCCAATTTGGTGACGTTAGCCAAGTGATTGTCAAATAG
- a CDS encoding ATP-binding cassette domain-containing protein: MPKILKSEIASSRGKLTLGLVLLISLALSASAVYAEVFVQRMINGVTVPGSANVLHNFYIYLALGLILLAGRTVFSAFSYVVFLKMTHRVRKGYLNLISFGDEIRDSESFQTGDLNDRLTKDIDQCRLFCQQTLIPVWSDVIQVITIICVLFFQSVLIGAAFTGYLLLSILVLRHVNTSGNDVIPKLRKREAKTADFLQDVFVNNNDVAPMQASSRVIAWFNKQYDKLLPLELHAQSFIYRSWIAALVLIAFLEVTSLALGGYSFLRGVIGLGTVYMMIDYATRIQAPLESMQFHANNVQYLKGAFANLAELERKFVMQSGNSPYPTKPTIRLHISNLRNFDHQVLKKVDMAIAPGQIIGLSGVSGSGKSTLAKAIVGLQHQYEGQIDYSKTPISKISASEMGANVAYVSVDQSLFHVSIEKSLQGFSVNNATQNVWQRLEQLGVSKARLDYLRTTLSAQVGEDGANIDKLADGDRQLLLILRALLQEKDLIILDETLSSLDTARFAEVSRLLRHYVDTFKIKMILISHKTNRLHFADHVYGITKGECVYFSKLADWASTYEDEQNVKNS, translated from the coding sequence ATGCCTAAAATACTTAAATCCGAAATTGCTTCAAGCCGCGGTAAGCTGACATTAGGACTGGTCTTATTAATATCTTTGGCGTTGAGTGCCAGTGCAGTATACGCTGAAGTCTTTGTTCAGCGCATGATCAACGGCGTGACAGTTCCCGGCAGCGCAAACGTTCTTCACAATTTTTATATTTATCTAGCACTAGGGTTGATATTGTTAGCCGGTCGCACAGTCTTCAGCGCTTTTTCGTATGTGGTTTTTTTGAAAATGACGCACCGGGTACGAAAAGGATACCTCAACTTAATTTCCTTTGGTGATGAAATTCGCGATTCTGAATCCTTTCAAACCGGCGACTTAAATGACCGCCTGACTAAGGACATTGATCAGTGCCGACTTTTTTGCCAGCAAACCTTAATTCCAGTGTGGTCAGATGTGATTCAGGTGATCACGATTATTTGCGTCTTGTTTTTTCAGTCAGTTTTGATCGGGGCAGCTTTTACTGGTTATCTGCTTCTCTCGATTCTCGTTTTAAGGCACGTTAATACCAGTGGCAACGATGTGATCCCTAAGTTGCGAAAAAGGGAAGCAAAGACGGCTGATTTTCTGCAAGATGTTTTTGTTAATAACAATGACGTGGCCCCGATGCAGGCTTCGAGTCGCGTCATTGCTTGGTTTAATAAACAGTACGATAAGCTGCTGCCTTTGGAATTACATGCTCAGAGCTTTATTTATCGTTCGTGGATCGCCGCACTGGTGCTGATTGCCTTTTTGGAAGTTACCTCGTTAGCACTGGGCGGGTACAGTTTCCTACGCGGCGTGATCGGGTTGGGGACGGTGTATATGATGATCGATTACGCTACCAGAATTCAAGCACCCTTGGAAAGCATGCAGTTTCACGCGAATAATGTGCAATATCTCAAAGGTGCATTTGCCAACCTTGCTGAATTGGAGCGCAAATTTGTGATGCAATCAGGAAACAGTCCCTATCCTACTAAACCTACTATTCGGCTCCATATTTCAAACTTGAGAAATTTTGATCACCAGGTACTAAAGAAAGTCGATATGGCCATTGCACCGGGACAAATCATCGGGTTGTCCGGTGTGTCCGGTTCGGGGAAAAGCACCCTTGCAAAGGCGATCGTTGGCCTGCAGCACCAGTACGAGGGGCAAATTGACTATTCAAAGACGCCGATTTCAAAAATATCAGCTTCTGAAATGGGAGCAAACGTTGCTTACGTCTCTGTTGACCAATCGCTTTTCCACGTTTCAATTGAGAAGAGCTTACAAGGTTTTTCGGTAAATAATGCCACGCAAAATGTCTGGCAACGCCTCGAACAACTTGGTGTGTCGAAAGCTAGGTTAGATTATTTGCGCACAACCTTATCAGCTCAGGTGGGTGAAGACGGTGCGAACATTGACAAGCTGGCGGATGGTGATCGCCAACTGTTACTGATATTAAGAGCGCTTTTGCAAGAAAAGGACTTGATTATCCTTGATGAAACCCTGAGCTCACTTGATACCGCTCGATTTGCCGAGGTTTCCCGTTTGCTGCGGCATTACGTGGACACTTTCAAGATTAAAATGATCCTGATTTCGCATAAAACCAACCGGCTACATTTTGCCGATCATGTTTATGGCATCACAAAGGGTGAATGCGTCTACTTCTCGAAACTAGCAGATTGGGCATCAACCTACGAGGACGAACAAAATGTTAAAAATTCGTGA
- a CDS encoding Nif3-like dinuclear metal center hexameric protein, whose protein sequence is MTTGKDIINRFEDYAPLSLAMERDPSGLQLGNPDRPVKTVLVTLDVRPEVVAEAETVHADMIFSHHPAMFHSVHNLDLRVPQNAMYAQILKDDLLVYSAHTNLDRVQEGMNDWLADALGLTQVVPFINEGEGANMGRIGLLPESIRLEAFIEQVKAAYHVKGLRVVARDLERPVRKVAILGGDGGDAFNDAKAAGADVFITGDVYYHTAHDMLAADLPVIDPGHHIEAIMKGKVAGLINEWAVAEGWDVKAIPSKLSTDPFTFM, encoded by the coding sequence ATGACAACCGGTAAAGATATTATCAATCGTTTTGAAGACTATGCGCCTTTAAGCCTTGCTATGGAGCGCGATCCCAGTGGCTTACAATTAGGCAACCCTGATCGTCCCGTTAAAACCGTGTTGGTGACCTTAGACGTTCGTCCTGAGGTGGTGGCCGAAGCTGAAACGGTTCATGCTGACATGATCTTTTCCCATCACCCGGCAATGTTTCATTCGGTTCACAATCTGGACTTACGGGTTCCGCAAAATGCGATGTACGCGCAGATTTTAAAAGATGACCTGTTAGTTTATAGCGCCCATACCAATTTGGATCGGGTTCAGGAAGGCATGAATGATTGGCTGGCCGATGCGCTGGGTTTGACTCAAGTCGTGCCGTTTATTAACGAAGGTGAAGGTGCGAATATGGGCCGAATCGGTTTGTTGCCTGAATCGATCCGGCTTGAGGCCTTTATTGAACAAGTCAAAGCAGCGTATCACGTCAAAGGCTTACGCGTTGTTGCTCGTGACTTGGAGCGGCCGGTTCGAAAAGTTGCCATTCTTGGTGGCGATGGCGGCGATGCCTTCAACGATGCCAAAGCGGCTGGTGCCGATGTCTTCATTACCGGCGATGTTTACTATCATACGGCTCACGATATGCTGGCGGCGGATTTACCTGTGATTGATCCGGGCCATCACATCGAAGCGATCATGAAAGGAAAAGTTGCCGGGTTGATCAACGAATGGGCGGTTGCTGAAGGTTGGGACGTCAAGGCAATTCCATCGAAATTGTCGACCGATCCGTTTACGTTTATGTAA
- the dnaG gene encoding DNA primase produces MIPEATVDQVLKAVNIADYIGQYVQLRKTGQNLFGLCPFHEEHTPSFSVNESKQIFHCFSCGRGGNVFKFVMDYDNATFPEAVKKVADFAGIPLDVQVGQAAPVDPEVAKQQHILQDTADLYHHILVNTEKGEAALAYLHKRGLTDETIEEFKLGYAPEERNLLVAFLNNRHVEYQDQRASGLFVEDQAGKLFDRFNDRVMFPLTDANGKVVGFSGRILQSDKSQAKYLNSPETKLFNKRDILFNLHRAKAEFGRDGGPILFEGYMDVIAAYQAGVKTGIASMGTSLTTEQVDIISHLSKRLTVCYDGDEPGQKAIERAVTMLADHPRLQTDVVVLPDGMDPDEYIRARGAEAFQAQVKSVLTPTAFMLQFLARGVDMHNDQAKLTYLNAALRIIGKISDPVARAVYVKQLAETTEVPIAALNQSLPSPQTRRPAAAQPPIADQPVRPLDRYTAAQRQLLYYVWHDDLVMQRLKNATFVFPTPYFQTLFTGWLRFLHEQPDGELAGFLDRVDPELSGVAADVAMQSLPEASEATIDELIQTITSASTVSRLQAIKQAITEAQRLGDKQKQGELTVQYVNLMKLLKQQQG; encoded by the coding sequence ATGATTCCCGAGGCCACAGTCGATCAAGTCTTAAAAGCGGTCAATATTGCCGATTACATTGGGCAGTATGTGCAACTACGAAAGACCGGACAAAATCTTTTTGGCCTTTGTCCTTTTCACGAAGAGCACACACCGTCTTTTTCCGTTAATGAATCCAAACAGATTTTTCATTGTTTTTCATGCGGACGTGGCGGTAATGTTTTCAAGTTTGTCATGGATTATGACAACGCGACCTTTCCTGAGGCAGTTAAAAAGGTAGCCGATTTTGCTGGTATTCCGCTTGACGTCCAAGTGGGTCAGGCAGCGCCGGTTGATCCTGAAGTTGCCAAGCAGCAACACATTCTTCAGGATACTGCTGATCTTTATCACCATATTTTGGTAAACACGGAAAAAGGTGAAGCTGCACTGGCTTACCTGCATAAACGCGGGTTAACCGACGAAACGATTGAAGAATTCAAACTGGGTTATGCGCCTGAAGAACGTAATCTATTGGTAGCATTTCTTAATAATCGCCATGTTGAATATCAGGATCAGCGCGCCAGTGGCCTATTTGTTGAAGATCAGGCCGGTAAGTTGTTTGATCGTTTCAATGATCGGGTGATGTTTCCGTTAACGGATGCTAATGGCAAGGTGGTCGGCTTTTCCGGGCGGATTTTACAGTCAGATAAGTCCCAGGCTAAGTATTTAAACAGTCCGGAAACCAAGCTTTTCAACAAGCGGGATATTTTATTTAACCTTCATCGCGCCAAAGCCGAGTTTGGGCGTGATGGTGGCCCGATCCTTTTTGAAGGGTATATGGATGTGATTGCGGCGTATCAAGCTGGCGTTAAAACCGGGATCGCCTCAATGGGAACCAGTTTGACCACGGAACAAGTCGATATCATCAGTCATTTGAGCAAACGGTTAACCGTTTGCTACGATGGTGATGAACCGGGTCAAAAAGCGATTGAACGGGCTGTCACCATGCTGGCTGATCATCCTCGCCTGCAAACGGATGTGGTCGTTTTACCGGATGGCATGGATCCGGATGAGTACATTCGCGCACGGGGAGCAGAAGCCTTTCAAGCACAAGTCAAGTCGGTTTTGACACCAACTGCTTTTATGTTACAATTTCTGGCCCGTGGTGTGGACATGCACAACGATCAGGCCAAGTTGACTTATCTGAATGCGGCCTTACGCATCATTGGCAAAATCAGTGATCCGGTTGCTCGGGCGGTTTACGTCAAACAGCTGGCAGAGACGACCGAGGTGCCCATTGCCGCGCTCAATCAAAGCCTGCCGAGTCCGCAAACCAGGCGACCGGCCGCAGCTCAGCCACCGATTGCCGATCAACCCGTTCGCCCGCTGGATCGCTACACCGCGGCTCAGCGCCAGTTATTGTACTATGTCTGGCACGATGACCTTGTGATGCAACGCTTGAAAAATGCGACTTTTGTATTTCCAACGCCGTATTTTCAAACACTTTTCACTGGCTGGTTGCGCTTTTTGCATGAACAGCCGGATGGTGAGCTTGCAGGATTTTTAGATCGGGTTGATCCTGAACTCAGCGGGGTGGCGGCTGATGTCGCGATGCAGTCACTGCCGGAAGCAAGCGAGGCCACGATTGACGAGTTAATCCAGACGATCACGTCGGCGTCAACTGTTTCGCGGCTGCAGGCGATTAAACAAGCCATTACCGAGGCACAGCGATTGGGTGACAAACAGAAACAAGGCGAATTAACGGTGCAATATGTGAATCTCATGAAACTTTTGAAGCAACAACAAGGCTAG
- a CDS encoding tRNA (adenine(22)-N(1))-methyltransferase yields the protein MDHIHLSKRLQAIRAFIEPNERLADIGTDHAFLPIDLVQRGIIKFAVASDIGAGPVAIAKQNVADAGLTDQISVRQADGLAGIHPADAISTIVIAGMGGQLITNILEAGQPQLDGTETLVLAPNRHQYDVRLWLDKHGYGIIGEQIIEDEGHIYEMMAAGKTRPDVPYSEADLRFGPILRRQKSPTFMKKMHREAEKTEAVLEGLADAKMVPLAKIREQEHLLALIKEELSAHDNR from the coding sequence ATGGATCATATACATTTATCAAAACGGCTACAGGCGATTCGCGCGTTTATCGAACCAAACGAGCGCCTAGCCGACATTGGCACGGATCATGCTTTCTTGCCGATTGACCTCGTGCAACGCGGCATCATTAAATTCGCCGTTGCCAGTGACATTGGCGCCGGACCCGTTGCAATTGCCAAGCAAAATGTCGCGGACGCTGGTTTGACAGACCAAATCAGCGTCCGCCAAGCAGATGGGTTAGCCGGCATTCACCCTGCTGATGCCATTTCAACGATTGTGATTGCCGGAATGGGTGGCCAGCTCATTACGAACATCCTCGAGGCCGGTCAGCCGCAGTTGGATGGCACCGAGACGCTGGTACTGGCACCTAATCGTCACCAGTACGATGTTCGACTATGGCTAGATAAACACGGTTATGGCATTATCGGTGAACAAATTATAGAAGATGAAGGCCATATTTACGAAATGATGGCAGCAGGCAAAACCAGACCCGATGTACCCTACTCAGAAGCAGACCTGCGCTTTGGTCCGATTCTGCGCCGTCAAAAAAGCCCGACTTTCATGAAAAAGATGCACCGTGAAGCCGAAAAAACTGAAGCGGTACTTGAAGGATTAGCCGATGCAAAAATGGTACCATTGGCCAAAATTCGTGAACAGGAGCACCTGCTGGCATTAATTAAGGAGGAATTAAGTGCACATGACAACCGGTAA
- a CDS encoding 2-hydroxymuconate tautomerase, with protein MPLVHIDLIEGRSPEQLKALVKDVTAAIVKDTGAPAEHVHIVLNEMAKNHYSVAGVLEEDKK; from the coding sequence ATGCCACTAGTCCATATTGATTTGATTGAAGGCCGGTCGCCGGAGCAGCTTAAAGCACTGGTCAAAGATGTTACCGCCGCCATTGTTAAGGACACCGGAGCGCCGGCTGAGCATGTCCATATTGTCCTGAATGAAATGGCCAAGAACCATTATTCAGTTGCCGGTGTGCTTGAAGAAGACAAGAAATAA